The sequence AGCGTTGAACCAGGCAATGTGCGAAGAAATGGAGCGCGACTCCAACGTCTTTTTGATGGGGGAGGAGGTCGGACAGTATCAAGGCGCATACAAGGTGAGCCAGGGAATGCTGCAGAAGTTCGGCGAGAAAAGAGTTATCGACACCCCGATCACGGAAGCCGGCTTTGCCGGTCTCGGCATCGGAGCGGCGATGGTGGGCCTCCGGCCCATCGTGGAGATGATGACGTGGAATTTCGCCATCCTGGCGTTCGACCAGCTGTTCAATAATGCCGCCAAGATCCGGTACATGTCCGCCGGACAATTCAAGGTTCCGATCGTGGTCCGCGGCCCGTCCGGCGCGGCGCATGCGCTGGCATCGCAGCACTCGCAATCGCTCGAATCGATGCTCGCACACGTTCCCGGTTTGATCGTGATCATGCCTTCGACGCCCGCGGACGGAAAAGGGTTGCTGAAGTCGGCGATCCGGGACGACAACCCGGTGATGTTCATGGAAAGCGAGATGATGTACGGGCATAAAGGAGAAGTTCCGGAAGAAGAGTATACGATTCCGATCGGCGTCGGAGACATCAAACGCAAAGGAGAGCATGTGACGATCGTCGCGTGGTCGAAGATGCTTCACGTCTCTCTTGCCGCGGCCGACGAATTGATGAAGGAGGGGATCGAAGCCGAAGTCATCGATCCTCGCACCATCCGTCCTCTGGACGAAGACCTCATCATCAATTCGGTCAAGAAAACAAACCGATGCGTGATCGTTGAGGAAGCATGGCCGTTCGCGTCCGTCGGAGCCGAGATCTCGAGCCGCGTCTACACCAAGGCCTTCGATTATCTCGATGCACCGATCGAGCGATTAACCGGAGCCGACATTCCGATGCCGTATGCGACGAACCTCGAGAGGCAGGCGCTGCCAAGTCCGGCAAAGGTCATCGCGGCTGTTAAAAAAGTTCTCTATCGGTAAAAGCAATTTCACAACGGGAAAGCAAAAAGATGGCGACCAAAATAGCAATGCCGAAACTCAGCGACACCATGGAAGAAGGGATCATTCTCAAGTGGCTGAAGAAGGAAGGCGATCCAGTCAAGCAAGGAGAGATCATCGCCGAGGTCCAGACCGATAAGGCCGACATGGAACTCGAAGCCTACGATACCGGCGTGTTGAGAAAGATCTTTATCCCCGAAGGGAAAGGAGCCGCCGTCGGCAAGCCGATCGCGATTATCGGCTCTGCTTCGGAAGACATCTCCGCGCTGCTCGTGGAAAGTCCAGCTCCAAGCGCGGGGCACGGTGCGCCTGCAAGCGCTCCGCCGCCTCCGAAACCAGCAGAGGAGATGCACGCTGCGCCGTCCGTCGCTTCTGCATCGCCGGGAGGGGGAGACGGACGGATAAAAGTTTCTCCGTTGGCGAAGGCCATTGCGGCGCAGAACAAAATAGACCTGCACGCCATCAACGGTTCCGGTCCGATGGGACGCATTGTGAAGAAAGACCTCGAAGCATCCCTTTCCAGACTCTCCGGACGTCCTTCGCGGACGTACGCTCCGGGCACGACCAAGGAATTCCCTGTTTCGCTGATGCGCAAGACGATCGCCAAAAGGCTGGTCGAGAGCAAGACGACCGCGCCGCACTTCTATGTGACGTATGACGTTGATATGAAACGGGCGATCGATTTTCGGAATTCGCTGAACACCGGCGGCGATGTGAAAGTGAGTTTCAACGACATTATCGTCAAGGCATGCGCGTACGCACTTCGCAATCACCCTAAGGTCAATTCGACCTTCACGCCTGAAAAGATCATCCAACATGGAGCGATCAACGTCGGCGTCGCCGTTGCGATCGACGACGGTCTGATCACGCCGGTGATCCGCAACACGGACATGAAAACTCTTTTCGAGATCGCCGGCGAATCGAAAGAACTGGCGGCGAAGGCTCGCGAAAAGAAACTGAAGCCCGAAGAATTCAGCGGTGGGACATTTACCGTGAGTAACCTCGGCATGCTCGGAGTCGAAGAGTTCGCTGCGATCATCAATCCCCCCGAAGCGGCCATTCTCGCGGTGGGCGCGATCACTGAAACGCCGGTAGCGGAAAACGGGCATGTAGTTGTCGGGAACCGGATGAAGCTGACCCTTTCGTGCGACCACCGTGTCGTGGACGGGGCAATCGGCGCAGAGTTTATGCAGGAAGTAAAGGCCAACCTCGAAAACCCCTGGAAGCTCGTCCTGTGATTTTCCAAAAAAAGCCTTGCTTTTTCGACGTATTTGGCGTAAATTTAAAAGCTTCATAATTTTGAACATTGAACCGTGGAGGTTTTGTGGCTTTCGGAGATAAAAGCACGTATTTCTATAAACAGAGCGAAATCGAACAAAAGTGGTATCTTGTCGACGCTCAGGGGCAAACGCTCGGAAGAATTGCGACGCAAGTGGCAAAAATTCTTCGCGGAAAACACAAACCCGCATTCACGCCGAATATCGATGCGGGCGATTTCGTCATCGTTGTGAACGCGGAGAAAGTCAAAGTGACCGGGAAGCGCACCGATATGAAGGAGTATTTCCATTACACCGGCTATCCCGGCGGCGCCGTTTTTGAGAGCTTCAAAGATGTCTTGAAGAAGAATCCTCAGAGGGTCATTGAGCATGCCGTGAAAGGGATGCTTCCGCACAACCGGTTGGGGAAACGCATCATTAAGAAATTGAAGGTATACACCGGAACCGAGCATCCGCACGGGGCGCAGAAGCCTGAAGCTCTGGCGGTGAAGAATTAATTCATTATCGAGATTGAAGGAAGAGAATGCCTCAGCACAATATTACCGCAGTCGGACGACGCAAAACTTCTGTAGCCCGGGTGATCCTGAAAGCCGGATCCGGGGTGATCGTTGTGAACAAACAGCCGTTTGAAAAATACTTTCCGCAGGAAATTTACCGGGCGAATATCACGAAGCCGTTCGCCGTTACTGAAACCGCCGGCAAGTACGATGCTGCAGTGACCGTTGAAGGAGGGGGAGCAGCCGGCCAAGCCGGCGCAGTCCGCCTTGGCATTGCGCGCGCCCTGGTCGAGGCCAGCGATGAATACCGCAGTTCGCTGCGGACCCATTCGCTCCTGACCCGCGACCCGCGCATGGTCGAGCGAAAAAAATACGGACAGAAGAAAGCCCGTAAACGATTTCAATTTTCTAAACGGTAGCAGGGTGCCGGCGGACCGGTTTCTGTCCGCCCTCCTCTGTGCCGCTCTATCAAGCATACTTTCCGACTTATACGGAAGTGTGGCGCTTCGGCGCCATCCCGGACGAGGATGACGAAAGTAGAAGACTAAAACTAACCATAAAGGAAGACCATGCCACGTGTAGAACTCGCCGACCTCCTCGGTGCGGGCGCCCATTTCGGGCACCTCACCCGCCGCTGGAATCCCAAGATGAAGCCGTACATTTTTATGGAGCGCAACGGGATTCATATCATCGACCTTAAGAAATCGCAGGAATTGCTGGAAGCGGCGTGCAACGCCATTGCCACCATCGCCGCCGAAGGGAAAAAGATCCTCTTTGTCGGGACGAAGAAACAAGCCAAGGACGTCATCCTCGAAGAAGCAAAGCGCTGCAACCAGTACTATATCAGCGAGCGTTGGCTCGGCGGGGCGTTGACGAATTTCACGACGATCAGAAAGAGCGTGAAGAGGCTGACCAATATCGAAAAGATGGAATCGGACGGCACGTTCGAGAAGATCACGAAAAAAGAAGGGCTTTTCCTTACGCGCGAAAAAGATAAGCTGAGCAAGACGCTTTCCGGCGTCGTCGAGATGACGCGTTTGCCGGGGGCGCTGTTCGTCGTCGACGTGAAGAAGGAAGCGATCGCAGTAAAAGAAGCGCGGCGGCTCGGGATCCCCGTCTTTGCCATTGTCGATACGAATTGCGATCCGGACGAGATCAATTACATCATCCCCGCGAACGACGACGCGCTCAAGACGGTGCAGGTGATTACGCACGCGGTTGCCAATGCGATTCTGGAAGGAACGGAACGAGCAAAAGCGCGCCAGCAGGAAGTGGCTGAAGAACATGAGAAGCATGAAGAACCCGAAACTCCCGTCAGCAAAGAAGAAACGGCGAAGATCGAAGAGAAAGAATAACATTCATTTTATCCTCCAAAGCAGAGAAGAGAAAAAGCAGTATGGCTATTACGAGTGAAGCAGTAAAAAAATTACGCGAAAAAACCGGCGCCGGCATGATGGATTGCAAAAAAGCTCTCGAAGCGACGAACGGCGACATGGAAAAGGCGATCGAAGTTCTGCGGAAGAAGGGAGCTGCCACCGCCGAGAAGCGTGCTGACCGGGTTGCGAACCAGGGGATCATCGTGACGAGAGTTGCGAACGGCGGGAAGCTCGGCGTGATCGTGGAGATCAACAGCGAAACCGATTTCGTGGCGCGGAGCCAGGATTTCATTCAATTCGCGAACGATGTGGCCGCCATTGTCGAACAGAAGACGCCGTCGTCAATCGCCGCGTTGCTCGCCCTTCCATACGGCGACAAGAAAACGGTCGGGGACGCGTTGTCCGACCTGATCGGAAAGATCGGCGAAAAGCTGGAGATCAAACGGTTCGACATCATCAGGGCCGAGAACAGCGTCATCGAAGCATACACGCATATGGGGAGCAAGATCGGCGTTCTGGTCGAGCTCGAGACGAACACGGCGTCTCCCGAGGTCAAACTGGTAGCGCGCGATGTTGCGATGCAGGCCGCCGCGATGAACCCGAGCGTCGTTTCCCGCGAACAGGTGGCGAAGCACGTGGTCGACCAGGAACTCGATATTTACCGCCAGCAGGCGAAAAACGAAGGGAAGCCGGACCAGGTCGTCGACCGAATCGCCACCGGACGCCTCGAAAAATATTTCCAGGAGGTCGTGCTTCTGGAGCAGAGTTTCATCAAGGACGCCAGCAAGGTCATCAAGGACGTTCTGCAGGAAGCGTCGTCGAAGCACAACGACAAACTTTCGGTCCGCCAATTCAAGCGTTATCAACTCGGCGAAGAAAAATAACCGGTAAAAGAAAGGTCTCGCGCGAGACCTTTCTTTTTATTGCAGAGGAAACACATGTCGAAGGCAGCGTTCAAGCGGATCATGCTCAAGCTCAGCGGTGAATCGCTGATGGGCGAACAGGAATACGGGATCGACTCAGAGGTTATCGGGCGCTATGCCGAGGAGATCAAGAGCGTGCAGGAGCTCGGCGTCCAGATCGGGATCGTGATCGGAGGGGGCAATATCTACCGCGGCATCGAGAACTCGTCGGACGGCATTGACAAAGTGACCGGCGACCACATGGGCATGCTTGCGACGGTCATCAACGCGCTAGCGCTGCAGAGCGCGCTCGAGCACCACGGCGTGTTCACGCGCTGCCAGACCGCCATCAACATGGAGAGGATTGCCGAGCCGTTCATCCGGCGCCGCGCGATCCGCCACCTTGAAAAAGGACGGCTGGTGATCTTCGCCGCCGGCACCGGGAATCCGTATTTTACGACGGACACCGCCGCGGTTCTCCGAGCCATCGAGATCGGAGCCGATGTGATCATCAAGGGAACCCGCGTCGACGGAGTCTATGATTCCGACCCGGAGAAGAATCCATCGGCCAAACACTTCCCCCAAATTTCTTACCAGGATGTGCTCCGGAAAGATCTGCGCGTTATGGACATGACTGCGATCACCCTCTGCAAAGAGAATCATCTTCCGATCGCCATCTTCAATATGAACATTCCTTCGAATTTGCGGAGATTGGTGCTCGGTGAAAAAGTCGGGACCGCGGTGAACGACAGCGCTGCTGCCATCAACTAATCCAATACTATCGTTGGGTGAGGCTATGCTAAAACAAATCTTAAGCGACAGCTCGGCGCGAATGCACAAGGCCGTCGATGTCGTGCGCGTTGAACTGACAAAAATCAGGACGGGAAAAGCGACAACGGCGCTTCTCGATTCGGTGAAAGTAGATTACTACGGCACCATGACGCCGCTGAATCAAGTGGGGAGCGTCAGCGTTCCGGACGTCCACCTGATCACCATCACTCCGTGGGATAAAGGGATGCTGACGCATATCGAAAAGGCGATCATCGCCGCCAACCTGGGACTGAACCCCGGGACGGACGGCACGGTCGTCCGCGTTCCGATCCCGCCGCTCAACGAGGAGCGGCGCAAAGAGCTTGTGAAGCTCGTAAAAAAATTCGGGGAAGAAGGGAAGATTGCGATCCGCAACGTCCGCCGCGATACGATCGAGCATCTGAAGAAGGCCGAAAAGGACGAGCACTTTTCCGAAGACGAGCGAAAACGGGGGGAGGCAGAGGTGCAGAAGTCCACGGACAATCATATCAAGGAAGTCGACGCCCTTCTTGCCGCCAAGGAAAAAGAGATCATGGAAGTTTAACCGCCCTGGTCACCGGACGCAAAGCCTCATCGTTTGAATGAGGCTTTTTTGTTTATGCGGCAGAGGCTTGACAAATCCCTTTAGATATACTATTCTTTTCCGAGTCATGCGAAAAGAGGCATGTTTTGCCCTGTAACATTGCGGTAAAACTTTCGTAATACAGTGTGAGGTCGGAAATCTCCAGAAGCGGCACTTAGACGGTTGAGGTGTTTATGGAACCGAAACGATTGTTCAAATCGCGAACCAACAAGATCATCGCCGGCGTATGCGGCGGGCTTGCGGAGTACTTTGATGTTGACCCGGTCATCATGAGGGTGCTCTTTGTTTTGCTGGCATTTTTTGGCGGCTCGGGGTTTATACTTTATATCGCCTGCGCGATCATCATGCCGAAGCAAATGATCGACATCGCAGGGATGCAGGCGCCGATTCAATCGAGGTCGACGAACGCAAGAAAACTGTTCGGGATCGCCCTCATCGTCGGCGGCGCGATCGTGCTGTTCTCAAATCTCGGCATGTTTTCATTCCTTCACTTGTTTGATTTCTCGTGGAGCTTCATTTTCCCGATCCTCCTGATCCTGCTCGGCATGGCGATCATTTACTATCGTCAGGCGGAACGGGGTCCGGCAGAACCGCCTGCCGATGTGCAGACCGAAATGCCCCCTCCTTCGGCCCCCTACAGGGTATTCAGGCGTTCGAGGACCGATAAGAAGCTCGGCGGGGTGTGCGGCGGACTGGCAAAATATTTTTCCATCGATTCGACGCTCCTCCGGTTGCTTTACATTATTTTATGCCTGGCTTCGTTCGGCGCAGGTATCGTCCTGTACATAACGCTCGTGCTGCTCGTACCGTACGAACCTCAACCTAACCTCTAAGAACTTCTTGACAGGGAAAGATCATGGAACAGAATAATTTCAATCGGTTTCCTATCATCGGCCTGGTACTCGTTCTGTTGGGAGTCGCACTATTGCTGAATCAGATGAGCGTCATTCATATCGGGGGCTGGGCGTTGATCTGGCTCGGGCTGATCGTCTACGGCGCGGCGGTTGTTCTTCGATCGTTCATCAGCAACGACAGGAGTAAAGTGTTCTTCGGGACCCTCTGCTTTCTTGCGGGGATTCTCTTCTTCCTGCGGAAGGGAGGCTTTATCCACGGGTCATTCTCGATCTATTTTCCCGCGTTCATCATCATCGTCGGGATCGCGTTTTTCATGCTGTTCGTCTTCAACATGAA comes from Bacteroidota bacterium and encodes:
- a CDS encoding PspC domain-containing protein; protein product: MEPKRLFKSRTNKIIAGVCGGLAEYFDVDPVIMRVLFVLLAFFGGSGFILYIACAIIMPKQMIDIAGMQAPIQSRSTNARKLFGIALIVGGAIVLFSNLGMFSFLHLFDFSWSFIFPILLILLGMAIIYYRQAERGPAEPPADVQTEMPPPSAPYRVFRRSRTDKKLGGVCGGLAKYFSIDSTLLRLLYIILCLASFGAGIVLYITLVLLVPYEPQPNL
- the pyrH gene encoding UMP kinase, producing the protein MSKAAFKRIMLKLSGESLMGEQEYGIDSEVIGRYAEEIKSVQELGVQIGIVIGGGNIYRGIENSSDGIDKVTGDHMGMLATVINALALQSALEHHGVFTRCQTAINMERIAEPFIRRRAIRHLEKGRLVIFAAGTGNPYFTTDTAAVLRAIEIGADVIIKGTRVDGVYDSDPEKNPSAKHFPQISYQDVLRKDLRVMDMTAITLCKENHLPIAIFNMNIPSNLRRLVLGEKVGTAVNDSAAAIN
- a CDS encoding DUF5668 domain-containing protein, encoding MEQNNFNRFPIIGLVLVLLGVALLLNQMSVIHIGGWALIWLGLIVYGAAVVLRSFISNDRSKVFFGTLCFLAGILFFLRKGGFIHGSFSIYFPAFIIIVGIAFFMLFVFNMKDWHLLIPSVIFLGLGAALMLTHLGYWYSRDVWHTIGSYWPLLLILIGATMLLRRWKT
- the rpsI gene encoding 30S ribosomal protein S9, with product MPQHNITAVGRRKTSVARVILKAGSGVIVVNKQPFEKYFPQEIYRANITKPFAVTETAGKYDAAVTVEGGGAAGQAGAVRLGIARALVEASDEYRSSLRTHSLLTRDPRMVERKKYGQKKARKRFQFSKR
- a CDS encoding pyruvate dehydrogenase complex dihydrolipoamide acetyltransferase, giving the protein MATKIAMPKLSDTMEEGIILKWLKKEGDPVKQGEIIAEVQTDKADMELEAYDTGVLRKIFIPEGKGAAVGKPIAIIGSASEDISALLVESPAPSAGHGAPASAPPPPKPAEEMHAAPSVASASPGGGDGRIKVSPLAKAIAAQNKIDLHAINGSGPMGRIVKKDLEASLSRLSGRPSRTYAPGTTKEFPVSLMRKTIAKRLVESKTTAPHFYVTYDVDMKRAIDFRNSLNTGGDVKVSFNDIIVKACAYALRNHPKVNSTFTPEKIIQHGAINVGVAVAIDDGLITPVIRNTDMKTLFEIAGESKELAAKAREKKLKPEEFSGGTFTVSNLGMLGVEEFAAIINPPEAAILAVGAITETPVAENGHVVVGNRMKLTLSCDHRVVDGAIGAEFMQEVKANLENPWKLVL
- the rplM gene encoding 50S ribosomal protein L13; this translates as MAFGDKSTYFYKQSEIEQKWYLVDAQGQTLGRIATQVAKILRGKHKPAFTPNIDAGDFVIVVNAEKVKVTGKRTDMKEYFHYTGYPGGAVFESFKDVLKKNPQRVIEHAVKGMLPHNRLGKRIIKKLKVYTGTEHPHGAQKPEALAVKN
- the frr gene encoding ribosome recycling factor; this encodes MLKQILSDSSARMHKAVDVVRVELTKIRTGKATTALLDSVKVDYYGTMTPLNQVGSVSVPDVHLITITPWDKGMLTHIEKAIIAANLGLNPGTDGTVVRVPIPPLNEERRKELVKLVKKFGEEGKIAIRNVRRDTIEHLKKAEKDEHFSEDERKRGEAEVQKSTDNHIKEVDALLAAKEKEIMEV
- the tsf gene encoding translation elongation factor Ts, with translation MAITSEAVKKLREKTGAGMMDCKKALEATNGDMEKAIEVLRKKGAATAEKRADRVANQGIIVTRVANGGKLGVIVEINSETDFVARSQDFIQFANDVAAIVEQKTPSSIAALLALPYGDKKTVGDALSDLIGKIGEKLEIKRFDIIRAENSVIEAYTHMGSKIGVLVELETNTASPEVKLVARDVAMQAAAMNPSVVSREQVAKHVVDQELDIYRQQAKNEGKPDQVVDRIATGRLEKYFQEVVLLEQSFIKDASKVIKDVLQEASSKHNDKLSVRQFKRYQLGEEK
- a CDS encoding pyruvate dehydrogenase complex E1 component subunit beta, encoding MAVIAFREALNQAMCEEMERDSNVFLMGEEVGQYQGAYKVSQGMLQKFGEKRVIDTPITEAGFAGLGIGAAMVGLRPIVEMMTWNFAILAFDQLFNNAAKIRYMSAGQFKVPIVVRGPSGAAHALASQHSQSLESMLAHVPGLIVIMPSTPADGKGLLKSAIRDDNPVMFMESEMMYGHKGEVPEEEYTIPIGVGDIKRKGEHVTIVAWSKMLHVSLAAADELMKEGIEAEVIDPRTIRPLDEDLIINSVKKTNRCVIVEEAWPFASVGAEISSRVYTKAFDYLDAPIERLTGADIPMPYATNLERQALPSPAKVIAAVKKVLYR
- the rpsB gene encoding 30S ribosomal protein S2; this translates as MPRVELADLLGAGAHFGHLTRRWNPKMKPYIFMERNGIHIIDLKKSQELLEAACNAIATIAAEGKKILFVGTKKQAKDVILEEAKRCNQYYISERWLGGALTNFTTIRKSVKRLTNIEKMESDGTFEKITKKEGLFLTREKDKLSKTLSGVVEMTRLPGALFVVDVKKEAIAVKEARRLGIPVFAIVDTNCDPDEINYIIPANDDALKTVQVITHAVANAILEGTERAKARQQEVAEEHEKHEEPETPVSKEETAKIEEKE